Proteins encoded within one genomic window of Legionella sp. PC997:
- a CDS encoding SDR family NAD(P)-dependent oxidoreductase, which yields MVKKNQELDLKDILNEPLAIIGMNCQFPGIDSDIEDVETFYEMLLKGLSPIKEMPKNRWDVDEYYDPDREKADKIIGRKGGFLNNPQLFDASFFKISAVEAKQMDPQHRLFLEVAIRALNHANIPLDSLNNSNAGVFYGASTQDYSQLNYKDNIEFNAYTQIGAASSAAPGRLSHFLNLKGPSMAVDTACSSSLAALYVAASSLRMKQCSMAIVGGVHLSLCPESFISVTKANMLSAQDQCSSFDIHADGYVRSEGCGVIILKRLTDAIKDQDTIHAVLKSIAMNQDGDDGTILVAPNIKSQIAMHHEVLALAHLTPSDIDYIEAHGTGTVVGDSVEFNAIQQIHKGCHTQDKPLIIGAVKSNIGHSIASSGVASLIKAIGALKHETIPANLHYTQPNKTIDPESIPAILPVQALPFKKQKNKKRHVQISNFGFSGTNVSAIIEEAENDILTPESLDDGQATCFVVSANSEYSLRKMLVRFAQYLRGTSTSLHDICCTLISCRDHYKYRCAIVTQDKETLIHTIESESYEIQKVTIKKEIQKLSPDAKLIHEAYFAGFNIKIDPEDVQFNKADLPLYFFDRKPYWHETREKNGLITLSLQPKEEQIESIKEKLTAYIQFLLKIEPIGEHQDFGSLGFNQESLTALEQGVYELFSYKMSIPAFLSLDKLARHIHQVQMPEPVYRQPTVNILSNEPIAIIGMSCRFPKAETIDAFLSLLERGETGMADIPLERWDNEKFYDPDVNALGRLYIKQLGLIENIKNFDADFFNISPREAKLMSPQLRVFLETSYHALEDANLSLSTIKDSKTGVFVGCGTNEYPRLLAGLGVGLEDLNIYFATGNVLNAIPGRVAYAFDFHGPIQAIDTACSSSMTAIHDACLSLQNGDCDMALAGGVNILLAPDSNITLSKARMLSPESRCKTFSEDADGYARSEGCGVIVLKRLSTALKDKDNILAVIKGTSINSDGKSGGFTVPNGIAQEEVIRSALAKSHLSPKDIDYVEAHGTGTPLADPIEVSALSKIFSEYHSKEKPLYISSVKTNIGHSESASGVAGVIKAVLSLHARKIFKHLNFKRLNPEIELKNTVIPLKTLDWVKEEGLRCAGVSSFGFSGANAHIVLQEAPVRTIEKRTLPQESLLLISAKSKKALELLLASYQNYLENTQEEFADICYTAATCRSHFLFRVAIRARTAKEAAAVIENNGYTITQIKKEKRNPASLLQTKSLTELQADFQAGLIINWVEFYQSLNTQFLKVKLPLYEFAREEHWFETKDKLKDAPLPQDWCFQLQWLPQLCTRTNRKMQGNNWLLIGAQHLAPRLIAQGLDIHLEEESPPLKQLDGIIFAVGLDAPKTEDIASSIHFQKNTLKKLLALVKELDHKAIKLQLIVLTSNAIAELAAGALNLNDSPLIGFCRTLVLELPQLNTILIDTEKTEDENYAGQIVDEIRHNFEECYEHIVAYRESKRFIARLQKTKLLDKRRSLYGEGRYLITGGCGGLGLITAQALLSAGAREVILGSRNVEKPAVKEAIKKIQYSYTGRIIRPVNLDVTDKEKVHELLLELNADGLLKGIIHAAGVAIKAPLLEHNNEDVDYLFSAKVQGSWYLHELTKNLDLDFFVIYSSISSVFGSNKESVYSGTNSFVDALIAERRRLGLVGTAIEWGPWGEVGMAKKRSQDQGLKQSLISNEQGHTFIKILINDQLSHAVIISPDYLKFMLDFVPKPLPGFHKYLADNLHVSEQFANKNLSSWLNDYLEIHPENRLQFCKDLVCFICKEILELTQVDELDEDEGFFELGFDSLMITELATKLKEKLAPTLKVTATIGFDYPSINKLTQHIESELGNHLVIQQGPKPVKEQTNDAIAIIGMSCNFPNASDIEAFEILLEEGKSGMKDIPIERWDNRKYYDPDMDAPGKSYVNKLGLIEQIKCFDANFFGISPREAKLMEPQQRIFLECSYKAIENANYLPDSLRGSLTGVFAGVGPNEYYAQLEKSGFSNEELSVYSITGNVSNLIPGRVAYTFDLKGPSISVDTACSSSLVAIHYACQSLKNREIDYALAGGVNVLLMPEANITLCKAKALAPDGHCKTFDEHADGYARGEGCGVLLLKRLSDALRDKDTILAVIKASAVNNDGRSAGLTVPNGKSQEEVMLKALSQTDLSSGDISYIEAHGTGTPLGDPIEVHAINQVYGKGHTLNNPLYLGAVKTNIGHLESAAGVASVIKTVISLQKKKIYKLLHFKKLNPHIHLGDTRLPLQNLDWETDSKLRSAGVSAFGFSGTNAHLILQEFPNPAAQEPVKSPNAQLLVLSASSQTALEHLAQSYQQYLAKTSEAFSDICFTAATCREHYNYRLALIAHTAQEAGRMLESGQFALSNGKGIALDVQDAPLHSIVTSYMQGKSIDWTQYYKNSSQVFNKVNLPHYVFDATVFWVEKKSSIQSPTDVVHPLLGQMLSLPGNEFLFSNKLDLEHLTYIKQNFIFDKVIFPASAFIESGLATAKFILKSNAFSIEKFHIERPLYPKQAQEFQLQVKPQSVEQYKINIFAKQDDNWQLFSEMEINSRSPLLPVSVDINELKSTFERSLDGSQIYEHFKNHALFYPEELQVLQESYLGNDSILSKVVLTKLSQGINYYYPPILLDGVMQSILLLKKNQFKHSTYVPYTFARMTTIHEAPRSVWSCLTQKTSEHDNELCFDVKFYDNAGLLIGEIEQFKLRRVTQSHFIPYESYLQNLYQTRWSPFKYNELTPMQLPQLFVISKEPDRAKKLFGDLDYQFISSLDELGPIENKNIVFLYNQSHFNDLFHCCQKMFKSRPHSFTLVTENAYAVHETDKVNPYHTMACSFWKTFSNELELGKNYAIDLDSKSTLPELLKYILTNNSVENQFAIRDTFYIPRLKKAQVSANLIHQELFKSDATYLITGGTGALAKTLIEYLIHRGVQHIVITSRSESSEDTKRIIEQARKKQVFIKHYQADASNYQQMEQIINDIEQNSKPLQGIFHLAGIVQDGLLVNLNDDEMQNVLSAKMDSALILHQLTKDIPLDLFVLFSSFASILGTRGQANYVAANGFLDGLAYLRQQQGLPGLSINWGPFHSMGMTANLSQAIQQRGFSLLDKDSIDVLDVLLTLQLPQIGVCPINWDIYFKYSPKNAWLVELMKHSQPADQHLLNSLRQHTKEESIAILSQILREITVDVLGLDDPEQIEVDDGLFSLGLDSLMAIEIRNRIHDKLQTPTLNLSIEYFINEPSISKIAKNIANELQNLFQFENKAMPNAAITLVGEEVPLCDFQYIFWVLNRQGYSYNVGTQLQIQGKLNKDYIAQAFDAVVKNNSAFWLSFDSEVPTQVLKKKGQFELIYKDISLDNEEIVLNQEFQNNMLREIPLTDQPLIRVFLYKINSDLHELHMIIPHIIVDGPSCDLVLSQFKKYYEMLAQGKPLSVEPEKDLFLNFVKKNNHLYETNLKHKINFWQNYNKGFKMLYLGHKHFMAIDSQKKYLFHYPIESNKAEQFLEWHKTKNMNVSTGLIAACHLVFYKLSRQKKIPFIQIHSGREGSQYNAVVGLFSEYKRLNIAVDDQYTFIDFVRSIDEQQLKTASFQKCSHVIKNSEFKDSGLTMSHYLFYRWNKLWLTKQFKRSKLHSGIVDFYLKYLSWAEAIRFNALFKRKINKLFNLKIPLKKPERLRILVNITPSFFSKAVSESSNTNLKFQYANHFGSEDRPVSNRTLWILFSRNQEGEYLISINGPVTTDCKELIANEFNKLIAKVVAKEAYIVEDLIR from the coding sequence GTGGTGAAAAAAAACCAGGAACTTGATCTAAAAGACATTCTTAATGAACCTCTTGCCATCATAGGAATGAATTGCCAATTTCCTGGTATTGATTCAGATATAGAAGATGTTGAGACGTTTTATGAGATGTTGCTCAAGGGGCTTTCGCCTATTAAAGAAATGCCAAAAAACCGTTGGGATGTTGATGAATATTATGATCCTGATCGAGAGAAGGCCGATAAAATAATTGGTCGTAAAGGAGGCTTTCTTAATAATCCTCAATTATTTGATGCATCTTTTTTTAAAATATCTGCAGTAGAAGCCAAACAAATGGATCCGCAACATCGTCTTTTTTTAGAGGTGGCGATTCGTGCTTTAAATCATGCCAACATCCCACTAGACTCATTGAATAATTCAAATGCCGGGGTATTTTACGGCGCTTCAACCCAGGATTACAGCCAGCTCAATTATAAAGACAATATCGAATTTAATGCCTATACCCAAATTGGTGCGGCCAGCAGCGCTGCTCCAGGACGATTGTCACATTTTCTCAATTTAAAAGGTCCCAGTATGGCTGTAGATACAGCCTGTTCCTCTTCATTGGCAGCGCTGTATGTTGCAGCATCCTCATTGAGAATGAAGCAATGTTCTATGGCTATTGTGGGTGGAGTTCATCTTAGTCTTTGCCCTGAAAGTTTTATCAGTGTAACTAAAGCAAATATGTTATCTGCACAGGATCAATGCAGCAGCTTTGATATCCATGCTGATGGTTATGTGCGAAGCGAAGGGTGTGGGGTAATAATTTTAAAACGCTTAACTGATGCGATTAAAGATCAAGACACCATTCATGCAGTACTCAAAAGTATTGCTATGAATCAGGATGGTGATGATGGGACGATTTTGGTTGCTCCAAATATTAAGTCACAAATTGCCATGCATCATGAAGTGCTGGCGCTGGCTCATTTAACTCCAAGTGACATTGATTATATTGAAGCTCATGGAACAGGTACGGTTGTTGGTGATTCAGTTGAGTTTAATGCAATCCAACAGATCCACAAAGGGTGTCACACTCAAGATAAACCTCTAATTATTGGCGCAGTGAAAAGTAATATAGGCCACAGTATTGCCTCATCTGGGGTCGCCTCACTGATTAAAGCAATTGGTGCATTGAAGCATGAAACAATTCCTGCCAATTTACATTATACTCAACCAAATAAAACTATAGATCCAGAAAGCATACCCGCAATTTTACCCGTACAAGCACTTCCTTTTAAGAAACAAAAAAATAAAAAAAGACATGTGCAAATATCTAATTTTGGCTTCAGTGGCACTAATGTAAGTGCCATCATTGAAGAAGCAGAAAATGATATCTTAACACCAGAATCATTAGATGATGGACAAGCAACATGTTTTGTTGTTTCAGCAAATAGTGAGTATTCATTAAGGAAGATGTTAGTACGTTTTGCACAATATCTTCGAGGAACGTCGACAAGTTTACATGATATTTGTTGTACCCTTATTAGCTGTCGTGATCATTATAAATATCGTTGCGCCATTGTGACTCAGGATAAAGAAACATTGATTCACACGATCGAATCTGAATCTTATGAGATTCAAAAGGTCACTATAAAAAAAGAAATCCAAAAATTATCTCCTGACGCCAAGCTGATACACGAGGCCTATTTTGCGGGATTTAATATAAAAATTGATCCTGAAGATGTGCAATTTAATAAAGCAGATTTACCACTTTATTTTTTTGATAGAAAACCCTATTGGCATGAAACTAGAGAGAAAAATGGGCTAATTACTCTATCTTTGCAACCCAAAGAAGAACAAATAGAATCCATCAAAGAGAAACTGACTGCTTACATACAATTCCTTTTAAAAATAGAACCCATTGGAGAACATCAGGATTTCGGCTCTTTAGGATTCAACCAGGAATCATTAACCGCACTAGAGCAGGGTGTTTATGAACTGTTCTCTTATAAGATGTCCATTCCTGCTTTTCTTAGTTTGGACAAGTTGGCCAGACATATACATCAAGTCCAGATGCCAGAACCTGTGTACCGACAACCCACGGTCAATATACTGAGCAATGAACCTATTGCGATCATTGGCATGAGTTGTCGTTTCCCTAAAGCAGAAACCATAGATGCGTTTTTGTCCTTATTAGAGCGTGGCGAAACCGGTATGGCGGATATTCCTTTGGAGCGATGGGATAATGAGAAATTTTATGATCCGGACGTTAATGCTTTAGGCCGTCTGTATATCAAACAACTTGGCTTAATTGAAAATATAAAAAATTTTGATGCAGATTTTTTTAATATCAGCCCTCGTGAAGCCAAACTCATGTCCCCACAATTACGCGTATTTCTGGAGACGAGCTATCATGCATTGGAAGATGCAAACTTATCTCTTTCTACAATTAAAGACAGTAAAACTGGAGTTTTTGTTGGTTGTGGTACGAATGAATATCCACGTTTATTAGCAGGCCTTGGTGTTGGTTTAGAAGATCTAAACATTTATTTTGCCACAGGAAATGTTTTAAATGCGATACCGGGTCGAGTCGCTTATGCGTTTGATTTCCACGGACCAATACAGGCAATTGATACAGCTTGCTCCTCTTCGATGACCGCCATTCATGATGCATGCTTAAGTTTGCAAAATGGCGATTGTGATATGGCTCTTGCAGGGGGAGTGAATATCCTACTTGCTCCCGATTCAAATATCACGCTCTCAAAAGCCAGGATGTTGTCCCCGGAGAGCCGCTGCAAGACATTTAGTGAGGATGCGGATGGTTATGCACGTAGTGAAGGGTGTGGTGTCATCGTTTTAAAACGATTAAGCACGGCGTTAAAAGACAAGGATAACATTCTTGCGGTAATTAAAGGAACTTCCATTAATAGCGATGGTAAGAGTGGCGGATTTACTGTTCCTAATGGTATTGCTCAAGAAGAGGTGATTCGCAGTGCTCTCGCTAAATCACATTTATCACCCAAAGATATTGATTACGTAGAAGCCCATGGTACCGGTACACCATTGGCTGATCCCATTGAAGTGAGTGCACTAAGCAAAATTTTTAGTGAATACCATAGTAAGGAAAAACCGCTTTACATCAGCTCGGTAAAAACCAATATAGGCCATTCTGAAAGTGCATCTGGAGTGGCCGGTGTAATTAAGGCTGTTTTAAGTTTACATGCTCGTAAAATTTTTAAACACCTTAATTTCAAGAGATTAAATCCTGAAATTGAGTTAAAAAATACAGTTATTCCATTAAAGACCCTGGATTGGGTCAAGGAAGAAGGATTACGATGTGCTGGGGTGAGTTCCTTTGGATTTAGCGGAGCGAATGCACACATCGTACTCCAAGAAGCTCCTGTACGAACCATAGAGAAACGTACACTCCCTCAAGAGTCCTTATTACTTATTTCCGCCAAAAGTAAAAAAGCGCTAGAGTTACTTTTAGCAAGTTATCAAAATTATCTAGAAAATACGCAAGAGGAATTTGCGGATATATGCTATACCGCTGCAACGTGTCGCAGCCATTTCTTATTTCGGGTTGCTATTAGAGCACGTACGGCGAAAGAAGCCGCTGCCGTGATTGAGAACAATGGGTACACCATCACTCAAATCAAAAAGGAAAAAAGGAATCCCGCCTCTTTGCTACAAACCAAGTCATTGACGGAATTACAGGCAGATTTTCAAGCAGGGTTGATTATAAATTGGGTTGAGTTTTATCAGTCACTCAACACTCAGTTTCTAAAAGTTAAACTTCCTTTATACGAATTTGCTCGCGAAGAACATTGGTTTGAAACAAAAGACAAACTAAAAGATGCCCCTTTACCTCAAGATTGGTGTTTTCAATTGCAATGGCTGCCTCAACTCTGTACTCGCACTAATCGTAAAATGCAAGGAAATAATTGGCTTTTAATTGGCGCACAACACCTTGCTCCCCGCCTTATTGCCCAGGGATTAGATATTCACCTTGAAGAAGAGAGTCCACCCTTAAAGCAATTGGATGGGATTATTTTTGCGGTAGGTTTGGATGCTCCTAAAACTGAAGATATTGCGTCCAGTATCCATTTTCAAAAAAACACCCTTAAAAAGTTACTGGCCCTTGTTAAAGAGCTGGATCATAAAGCTATAAAATTGCAACTTATTGTGCTTACATCCAATGCAATAGCAGAACTGGCAGCAGGGGCGCTGAATCTGAATGATAGCCCACTTATTGGGTTTTGCCGCACATTAGTATTAGAGCTGCCGCAATTGAATACTATTTTGATTGATACCGAAAAAACAGAAGACGAAAATTATGCGGGACAAATTGTCGATGAAATTAGGCATAATTTTGAGGAATGTTATGAACACATCGTTGCATATCGAGAAAGCAAACGTTTTATTGCGCGATTGCAAAAAACCAAACTCTTGGATAAGCGAAGATCGCTTTATGGAGAAGGCCGTTATTTAATTACGGGTGGTTGTGGTGGTTTAGGCCTAATCACGGCGCAAGCTTTGCTTTCAGCTGGTGCAAGGGAAGTAATTCTTGGTTCGCGAAATGTGGAGAAACCCGCAGTAAAAGAAGCAATTAAGAAAATTCAATACAGTTATACCGGGCGAATTATTCGTCCTGTAAATTTGGATGTTACTGACAAAGAAAAAGTACATGAGTTACTTCTTGAATTGAATGCAGACGGATTGTTAAAAGGCATTATTCACGCAGCAGGTGTAGCAATTAAAGCCCCATTATTGGAGCATAACAATGAGGATGTCGATTATTTATTTTCTGCCAAGGTGCAAGGCAGTTGGTATTTGCATGAATTAACTAAAAACCTCGACCTCGACTTTTTTGTTATCTATTCTTCGATTTCCTCCGTATTTGGCAGCAATAAAGAGTCAGTTTACAGTGGCACTAATAGTTTCGTAGACGCTTTGATTGCGGAGCGCCGACGTTTGGGATTGGTTGGAACTGCAATTGAATGGGGTCCTTGGGGCGAAGTGGGGATGGCTAAAAAGCGATCTCAAGACCAAGGATTAAAACAGTCTTTGATCAGTAATGAACAAGGTCATACGTTCATTAAAATTCTTATTAATGATCAGTTAAGTCATGCAGTTATTATTTCTCCTGATTATCTCAAATTTATGCTTGATTTTGTTCCGAAACCCCTACCGGGTTTCCATAAATATTTAGCGGATAATCTGCATGTTTCAGAACAATTTGCAAATAAGAATTTATCTTCTTGGCTTAATGATTATTTGGAAATTCATCCAGAGAATCGCCTCCAATTTTGTAAGGATTTGGTGTGTTTTATTTGTAAAGAAATTCTTGAGCTTACCCAGGTGGATGAGCTGGATGAAGATGAGGGATTCTTTGAGCTTGGGTTTGATTCATTGATGATTACCGAGTTGGCAACCAAGCTCAAGGAAAAACTAGCACCAACCCTTAAAGTCACTGCGACAATAGGTTTTGATTATCCTTCAATTAATAAATTGACTCAGCATATAGAGTCTGAATTGGGGAACCATTTAGTTATCCAACAAGGTCCCAAACCCGTAAAAGAACAAACCAATGATGCAATTGCAATTATTGGTATGAGTTGCAATTTCCCCAATGCCAGCGATATTGAGGCCTTTGAGATACTACTCGAAGAGGGTAAAAGTGGAATGAAAGATATACCCATTGAGCGCTGGGACAATCGAAAATATTATGATCCCGATATGGATGCGCCAGGGAAATCTTATGTTAATAAACTCGGGTTAATCGAACAGATTAAATGCTTTGATGCAAATTTTTTTGGGATTAGTCCTCGTGAGGCAAAGTTGATGGAGCCTCAACAACGAATCTTTTTAGAATGTTCGTATAAGGCTATTGAAAATGCAAATTATTTACCTGACTCTTTACGGGGCAGTTTAACGGGAGTTTTTGCAGGTGTAGGTCCCAATGAATACTACGCACAGCTAGAAAAATCGGGTTTCTCTAACGAAGAGCTAAGTGTTTACTCGATAACGGGGAATGTGTCTAATCTGATTCCAGGACGGGTAGCGTATACTTTTGATTTAAAAGGCCCATCAATCAGTGTGGACACTGCCTGTTCCTCATCTTTAGTAGCGATTCATTATGCATGTCAAAGTTTAAAAAACAGAGAAATTGATTATGCGCTTGCGGGTGGGGTCAATGTGCTTTTAATGCCGGAAGCAAATATTACTTTATGCAAAGCCAAAGCGTTAGCTCCTGATGGTCACTGTAAAACTTTTGATGAGCATGCAGATGGATATGCAAGAGGAGAGGGCTGTGGCGTACTGCTCCTAAAAAGACTTTCCGATGCATTACGCGACAAGGATACCATTTTAGCTGTTATTAAAGCTTCGGCAGTAAATAATGATGGACGTTCTGCAGGATTGACTGTTCCTAATGGCAAAAGCCAGGAAGAAGTAATGCTAAAAGCTTTAAGTCAAACGGATTTATCCAGTGGTGATATCAGTTATATAGAAGCACATGGAACCGGTACACCCTTAGGCGATCCTATTGAAGTACATGCAATTAATCAGGTTTATGGAAAAGGACACACTCTGAATAATCCTTTATATCTTGGTGCAGTAAAAACTAATATTGGACATCTTGAAAGTGCAGCTGGTGTGGCAAGTGTTATTAAAACAGTGATCAGTCTGCAAAAGAAGAAAATTTATAAATTGCTCCATTTTAAAAAATTAAATCCACACATTCATCTAGGGGATACTCGGCTTCCTTTACAAAACCTAGATTGGGAAACGGATTCAAAATTGAGAAGTGCAGGGGTCAGTGCATTTGGTTTTAGTGGAACAAACGCTCACCTTATTTTACAAGAATTTCCAAACCCTGCCGCCCAGGAACCCGTTAAATCCCCTAATGCCCAATTATTAGTCCTGTCTGCGAGCTCACAAACCGCTTTAGAGCATTTAGCGCAAAGTTATCAACAGTATTTAGCAAAAACATCAGAAGCGTTTAGTGATATTTGTTTTACAGCAGCTACCTGCCGCGAACATTATAATTATCGGTTGGCTTTAATTGCCCATACGGCTCAAGAAGCAGGTAGAATGTTGGAGTCAGGTCAGTTTGCTCTATCTAACGGCAAAGGTATCGCTCTTGATGTTCAAGATGCTCCTCTCCACTCTATTGTGACAAGTTACATGCAAGGGAAATCGATCGACTGGACTCAATACTATAAAAACAGTAGCCAGGTATTTAACAAAGTTAATTTACCTCATTATGTATTTGATGCGACTGTATTTTGGGTTGAGAAAAAAAGCTCCATACAGTCACCTACTGATGTGGTGCATCCTCTTTTAGGACAAATGTTGTCGTTGCCTGGCAATGAGTTTTTATTTAGTAACAAGCTGGACTTAGAACATTTAACGTACATTAAGCAGAATTTTATTTTTGACAAAGTTATATTCCCAGCTAGCGCTTTTATTGAGTCGGGTTTGGCAACCGCTAAATTTATATTGAAATCCAATGCGTTTTCAATTGAAAAATTTCATATTGAGCGTCCATTATATCCAAAGCAGGCCCAAGAGTTTCAGTTGCAAGTCAAACCACAGAGTGTCGAACAATACAAAATCAATATTTTTGCGAAACAAGATGATAATTGGCAATTGTTTTCTGAAATGGAAATCAATTCACGATCGCCGTTGCTTCCTGTGTCAGTTGATATAAATGAATTAAAATCAACTTTTGAGCGCAGCTTGGATGGATCGCAAATATATGAGCATTTTAAAAATCATGCTCTCTTTTATCCAGAGGAACTACAGGTTTTGCAAGAGAGTTATCTTGGAAATGACAGCATTCTTTCAAAAGTAGTACTTACTAAACTCAGCCAAGGGATCAACTATTATTATCCGCCTATTTTGCTCGATGGTGTAATGCAAAGTATTTTATTACTTAAAAAAAATCAGTTTAAGCATTCCACGTATGTACCATATACGTTTGCACGAATGACTACAATTCATGAAGCTCCTCGAAGTGTATGGAGCTGTTTAACCCAGAAAACTTCCGAGCATGATAATGAATTGTGTTTTGATGTCAAATTTTATGATAATGCAGGTTTACTCATTGGTGAAATTGAACAGTTTAAATTAAGAAGGGTAACGCAAAGCCATTTTATTCCTTATGAATCTTATCTTCAAAATTTGTATCAAACTCGATGGAGTCCATTTAAGTACAATGAACTGACACCAATGCAGCTTCCCCAGTTATTTGTGATATCCAAAGAACCGGATCGGGCCAAAAAACTATTCGGTGATTTGGATTATCAATTCATATCTAGTCTGGATGAATTGGGACCTATTGAGAATAAAAATATAGTATTCTTATACAATCAAAGCCATTTCAATGACTTATTTCATTGCTGTCAAAAAATGTTTAAGTCACGACCTCATAGCTTCACATTAGTCACAGAAAATGCATATGCGGTTCATGAAACAGATAAGGTAAATCCCTACCATACTATGGCATGTTCTTTTTGGAAAACTTTTAGTAATGAACTTGAGCTTGGTAAAAATTATGCAATTGATTTGGATAGCAAAAGTACGTTGCCAGAGCTATTAAAATATATATTGACCAATAACAGCGTTGAAAATCAGTTTGCGATCCGAGATACATTTTATATTCCTCGATTAAAGAAAGCACAGGTTTCTGCAAATCTCATACATCAAGAGCTATTTAAAAGTGATGCAACCTATCTGATCACAGGTGGTACTGGAGCCTTGGCAAAAACATTAATTGAGTACCTTATTCATAGGGGCGTGCAACACATTGTCATTACCAGTAGATCTGAAAGTTCAGAGGATACCAAAAGGATCATCGAGCAAGCGCGCAAAAAGCAAGTATTCATCAAACACTATCAGGCAGATGCCAGTAATTATCAGCAAATGGAACAGATCATTAACGATATCGAACAGAATTCCAAACCACTACAAGGCATATTTCATCTCGCAGGTATTGTGCAAGATGGTTTGTTAGTTAATTTAAATGATGATGAGATGCAAAATGTATTAAGTGCAAAAATGGATAGTGCTCTAATTTTGCATCAATTAACCAAAGACATTCCTCTAGATCTATTTGTTTTGTTCTCATCCTTCGCTTCTATCTTAGGTACAAGAGGACAAGCAAATTATGTGGCAGCTAATGGATTTCTCGATGGATTGGCATATTTACGACAGCAACAAGGATTACCAGGACTTTCCATTAATTGGGGACCTTTCCATTCAATGGGGATGACTGCAAATCTAAGCCAGGCTATCCAACAACGCGGATTTAGTTTGTTAGATAAAGATAGTATTGATGTTCTTGATGTTTTATTAACCCTTCAATTGCCGCAAATTGGTGTATGTCCTATCAATTGGGACATTTATTTTAAATATTCTCCGAAAAATGCATGGTTGGTTGAGCTTATGAAGCACTCTCAGCCCGCCGATCAGCATTTATTAAACTCTCTTCGTCAGCATACCAAAGAAGAATCAATTGCCATCCTGAGTCAGATCTTACGAGAAATTACAGTGGATGTTTTAGGGTTAGACGATCCAGAACAAATTGAAGTGGATGATGGTTTGTTTTCATTAGGGTTAGACTCACTAATGGCCATAGAAATTCGCAATCGTATTCATGACAAATTACAAACTCCTACCCTTAACTTATCAATAGAATACTTTATTAATGAGCCCAGTATTAGCAAGATTGCTAAAAATATTGCCAATGAATTACAGAATTTGTTTCAATTTGAAAATAAAGCAATGCCTAATGCCGCTATAACTCTCGTGGGTGAAGAGGTTCCTTTATGTGATTTTCAATACATTTTTTGGGTGCTTAATAGGCAAGGCTATTCTTATAACGTTGGAACGCAATTACAGATTCAAGGCAAGTTGAATAAGGATTATATCGCTCAGGCATTTGATGCCGTAGTAAAAAACAACAGTGCTTTTTGGCTGAGCTTTGATTCCGAAGTGCCCACCCAAGTGTTAAAGAAAAAAGGACAGTTTGAATTAATTTATAAAGACATCTCCCTAGACAATGAAGAGATCGTACTCAATCAAGAATTTCAAAATAATATGTTGCGTGAGATTCCACTAACAGATCAACCACTAATAAGAGTTTTTCTTTATAAAATAAATAGCGATCTGCATGAATTGCACATGATAATCCCTCACATTATAGTGGATGGTCCTTCCTGTGATCTTGTCTTGAGTCAATTTAAAAAATACTATGAAATGCTGGCACAAGGGAAGCCGTTAAGTGTAGAGCCCGAAAAAGATTTGTTTCTTAATTTTGTCAAAAAAAATAATCATCTTTATGAGACGAATTTAAAACATAAAATTAATTTTTGGCAAAATTATAATAAAGGATTCAAAATGTTGTATCTTGGACATAAACACTTTATGGCTATAGATAGTCAGAAAAAGTATTTATTCCATTATCCTATTGAGTCCAATAAGGCCGAGCAATTTCTAGAGTGGCATAAAACTAAAAATATGAATGTGAGCACCGGACTAATCGCTGCATGTCATCTTGTCTTTTATAAGCTCAGCAGACAGAAGAAAATACCTTTTATTCAAATTCATAGTGGAAGGGAAGGCAGTCAATACAATGCTGTTGTGGGTTTGTTCTCAGAATATAAACGTTTAAATATTGCAGTAGATGATCAATACACCTTCATCGATTTTGTTAGGTCAATTGATGAACAACAATTAAAAACTGCTTCTTTTCAAAAATGCTCGCATGTAATTAAAAACAGTGAGTTTAAAGATTCGGGATTAACAATGAGCCATTATTTATTTTATAGATGGAATAAGCTCTGGTTAACGAAACAATTTAAGAGAAGTAAGCTTCATTCGGGGATTGTTGATTTTTACCTTAAATATTTGAGTTGGGCTGAAGCAATTCGTTTTAATGCCTTATTTAAACGCAAAATTAATAAATTATTTAATTTAAAAATCCCTTTAAAAAAACCAGAACGATTGAGAATTTTGGTGAATATTACCCCTTCTTTTTTCAGTAAAGCGGTTTCAGAATCGAGTAATACGAATCTTAAATTTCAATATGCAAATCATTTTGGTAGTGAAGATCGTCCTGTAAGCAATCGAACTTTATGGATTTTATTTTCTAGGAATCAGGAAGGTGAATATTTAATTTCGATTAATGGTCCCGTAACAACCGATTGCAAAGAGTTAATTGCTAATGAATTTAATAAGCTGATTGCGAAGGTAGTAGCAAAAGAGGCATATATCGTCGAAGATTTAATTCGATGA